A window of the Gossypium hirsutum isolate 1008001.06 chromosome A03, Gossypium_hirsutum_v2.1, whole genome shotgun sequence genome harbors these coding sequences:
- the LOC107889795 gene encoding uncharacterized protein yields MDNILNLDSSEMPKSPTTETGSRDCMAGDDALSRAMLRTLERVAGPNAGYGGRGSVTEQLRSNRAELFKGVIGVDPSVAEYWMEATNRIIDNLDFTHEQKLKRAVSLLCDEEYQWWLTVKEGTEPDHLIGTILILRSRDGLRDSFRVLIAPQRESDFSTLVEKAKIAEEVKRTERKNRDRGKIKRDSEPSNFGMRPKKKARSDGPVRVGPPVAPTGVAHCGHCGKRHPGECWRTIGACLRCGSTENRVRDFLLRTYQMQAPVTRTAQPLRVVQ; encoded by the exons ATGGATAATATACTGAATTTGGACTCGAGTGAGATGCCAAAGTCGCctactactgagactgggtctcgtGATTGTATGGCTGGGGACGATGCATTGTCCCGAGCTATGCTTAGAactttggagagggtcgctgggcccaatgcGGGATATGGGGGCCGAGGGTCAGTTACGGAACAACTCCGGTCTAACAGGGCCGAGCTTTTCAAGGGTGTCATTGGAGTCGACCCTAGCGTGGCTGAATACTGGATGGAGGCCACGAACAGAATAATTGACAATCTGGACTTTACCCATGAGCAGAAACTGAAAAGGGCTGTTTCTCTACTTTGCGACGAAGAATATCAGTGGTGGCTAACGGTTAAGGAGGGCACTGAGCCTGACCATTTGATTGGGACTATTTTAATACTGCGTTCCAGA GATGGTCTCAGGGACAGTTTTcgagttctgatagctccgcagagagagagTGATTTTTCTACTCTTGTTGAGAAGGCGAAAATCGCCGAAGAAGTAAAGCGCACTGAGCGCAAAAATCGAGACAGAGGAAAGattaagagggattcagagccctctaaTTTTgggatgaggcctaagaaaaaggccagatctgATGGGCCAGTGAGAGTTGGGCCTCCTGTGGCACCTACTGGGGTGGCGCATTGTGGACATTGTGGTAAACGCCatccgggcgagtgttggaggactaTTGGGGCATGTCTGAGATGTGGGTCCACTGAGAATCGTGTTAGAGATTTCCTATTGAGAACTtatcagatgcaagctccggtTACTAGGACTGCACAGCCGTTGAGGGTAGTTCAGTAG